In Daucus carota subsp. sativus chromosome 4, DH1 v3.0, whole genome shotgun sequence, one DNA window encodes the following:
- the LOC135152169 gene encoding secreted RxLR effector protein 161-like codes for MATATKPELNTKKKKVDISSYKGMVGSLLYLTASRPDIMFATCLCARFQDDPRKSHLIAIKRIFRYLKGTPNLGIWYPRDSGFDLIGFSDADYAGCRIDRKSTTYTCQFLGNKLLFWFSKKQNSVSTSTAEVVYIAVGSCCAQILWMKNQLVDYGVRVSKILSSVTTQVLLQLLKNQYNTQEQIT; via the coding sequence atggccactgctACTAAACCTGAGTTGAATactaagaaaaaaaaagtggacATCTCAAGTTATAAAGGCATGGTTGgctcacttttatatttaacagctagtagaccagatataatGTTTGCTACTTGtctttgtgctagattccaagatGATCCTAGGAAATCTCATTTGATTGCAATTAAGaggattttcagatatctcaagggtactccaaatctAGGCATTTGGTATCCTAGAGATTCTGGTTttgatttaattggtttttcggatgctgattatgcagggtgtagaattgatagaaaaagcacAACATACACCTGTCAGTTTCTAGGAAATAAGCTACTTTTTTGGTtcagcaaaaagcaaaattcagtTTCTACATCAACTGCTGAGGTTGTATACATTGCTGTTGGGAGTTGTTGTgcacagattttatggatgaaaaatcaattggtGGATTATGGTGTGAGGGTCTCCAAAATTCTATcttctgtgacaacacaagtgctatTGCAATTACTGAAAaaccagtacaacactcaagaacaaaTCACATAG